The DNA segment ATATACTGCAAATTTTACTTTAAGAAAAGATAAAACTTCACATAATGCTAGAGTTGCTTTTTTGTATTCAATAGCATCAGACGCAATACTTGATGAATGATCCAACAAAATTACAATTTTAGTTTTGATTGATTTTTTTACATCCGTAAAAAATGACTCATTACCCTCAATGTAGCTCTCCTCATCAAATTCATCTCCAGATCTAAAATGTTGTTCTTTCCAACCATATTTCCATTCTTTAAATTTCATTTTTAATCCATTAATTAAATTCATGTCATAAATTACCGTTTCATCTATATTGCTTGTAGATGGAATTTGAATTCCTATTGCATCTAATGACAATCCTTTATTTTCTGATTTTTTATTTTCGTCTAACAATATTTTATACTCATCATATACATTATCCCCCCTAATCACTGATGCAGGATCAACTGTACCAAAATCACCTTCTTTGTTTCTAGTAATTATTTTTAAAATTTTTAATAGTTCTTCTTCAGACAATGGCATTCCAGCTTTCATGAAAGGTAATGAAACTGGAATAGTTAGAAGAGAATCAATGTCTAAAATCTTGATTATCTCTGTTACATTTTTTCCAATCCAATTTGTATTATGATTTTCATCAATTGCTTTCTTGATAATCTTTTTTGCAAATTTGGATGCCTTTTTTATTTTTTCAAAATTACTAGATTGAATTTCGCCCTTGATTGCATCAAACATAAAATATTGATAAAACGCTTCGACAATTCTTGCTTTACCGTATACTGTATGAAGTTGAGGTCTAGCCACAAGCATGTATGTATAATTAAAAATTAATTCTTCATCCATTCCCTTCCAAATTTTTCTTCCTAATTGTTGAATTCTTTGCGTTTCTAATGTATTGAGAATAAATCCAAATGCATGATCATTACTAAGAATTTTTTTACAATATTTTATTCTCA comes from the Nitrosopumilus sp. genome and includes:
- a CDS encoding VWA domain-containing protein produces the protein MKTIQLKNESLLEIATFLVRRWSEKENIIVEISDKVETRTRLNENKVMITPLEKRIGNDFQKYRQFRTSLWYEAMRIKYCKKILSNDHAFGFILNTLETQRIQQLGRKIWKGMDEELIFNYTYMLVARPQLHTVYGKARIVEAFYQYFMFDAIKGEIQSSNFEKIKKASKFAKKIIKKAIDENHNTNWIGKNVTEIIKILDIDSLLTIPVSLPFMKAGMPLSEEELLKILKIITRNKEGDFGTVDPASVIRGDNVYDEYKILLDENKKSENKGLSLDAIGIQIPSTSNIDETVIYDMNLINGLKMKFKEWKYGWKEQHFRSGDEFDEESYIEGNESFFTDVKKSIKTKIVILLDHSSSIASDAIEYKKATLALCEVLSFLKVKFAVYAFSTENRSVVCWSIKPENMKWNNITAKRLAQIVANGSTPLAEVYDKMLPILQAKRPDIFLTLTDGEPSDSDAVRNITKIFKGLGIRMVALGLGQNTVRATTIANNLRYLGYEKTMAVSRLNDIPSKVISILGA